A window of the Cicer arietinum cultivar CDC Frontier isolate Library 1 chromosome 6, Cicar.CDCFrontier_v2.0, whole genome shotgun sequence genome harbors these coding sequences:
- the LOC101514179 gene encoding small ribosomal subunit protein eS12, which yields MSGEEAVVAAEPVAVAATAIPGEPMDIMTALQLVLRKSLAYGGLARGLHEGAKVIEKHAGQLCVLAEDCDQPDYVKLVKALCAEHNVSLLTVPSAKTLGEWAGLCKIDSEGKARKVTGCSCVVVKDFGEEHEAYNVVLQHVKAQ from the exons ATGTCAGG TGAGGAAGCTGTTGTTGCAGCTGAGCCCGTTGCCGTCGCCGCCACTGCAATTCCAGGTGAGCCAATGGACATCATGACTGCTTTGCAACTTGTGCTTAGGAAGTCACTTGCATACGGTGGTCTTGCACGTGGCCTTCACGAAGGTGCAAAAGTAATTGAGAAACATGCAGGACAACTCTGTGTTCTTGCAGAAGATTGTGACCAGCCAGACTATGTTAAACTTGTCAAAGCTCTTTGTGCTGAACACAATGTTAGCCTGCTGACAGTTCCCAGTGCAAAGACACTCGGAGAATGGGCTGGT TTGTGCAAGATTGATTCTGAGGGGAAAGCTAGGAAAGTAACTGGCTGTTCCTGTGTGGTTGTTAAG GATTTTGGGGAGGAACATGAAGCCTACAATGTTGTTCTTCAGCACGTGAAAGCCCAATGA
- the LOC101514715 gene encoding probable CCR4-associated factor 1 homolog 7, with product MPLILPKSDLIQIREVWNDNLEEEFALIREIVDDYPYIAMDTEFPGIVLRPVGNFKSSYDYHYQTLKDNVDMLKLIQLGLTFSDEHGNLPKIGDDDDRFCIWQFNFREFNVNEDVFANDSIELLRQSGIDFKKNNEEGIDARRFGELLMSSGIVLNDNVHWVTFHSGYDFGYLLKLLTCQNLPDTQVGFFNLINMYFPTVYDIKHLMKFCNSLHGGLNKLAELLEVERVGICHQAGSDSLLTSCTFRKLKENFFSGSMEKYAGVLYGLGVENGQSAH from the coding sequence ATGCCGCTAATTTTGCCAAAAAGCGATTTGATTCAGATTCGTGAAGTGTGGAACGATAATCTCGAAGAAGAGTTTGCTTTGATTCGAGAAATCGTAGATGATTATCCTTATATAGCTATGGACACGGAATTCCCCGGAATTGTTCTTCGACCGGTTGGGAATTTCAAGAGCAGCTATGATTATCATTACCAAACCCTAAAAGACAATGTGGATATGCTGAAACTCATTCAATTGGGTCTCACTTTTTCCGATGAGCATGGTAACCTTCCAAAAATTGGCGACGATGATGATAGGTTTTGTATTTGGCAGTTCAATTTTAGAGAATTCAATGTCAATGAGGATGTTTTTGCAAATGACTCTATTGAGCTTTTGAGACAGAGTGGGATTGATTTCAAGAAGAATAACGAGGAGGGTATTGATGCCCGACGTTTCGGTGAGCTTTTGATGTCTTCTGGGATTGTTTTGAATGATAATGTTCATTGGGTAACTTTTCATAGTGGATATGATTTTGGATATTTGTTAAAGCTTTTAACTTGTCAGAATTTGCCTGATACACAAGTTGGGTTCTTTAATTTGATCAACATGTATTTTCCAACTGTGTATGATATCAAACATCTAATGAAGTTTTGTAATAGTCTTCATGGAGGGTTGAACAAGCTTGCCGAGTTGTTGGAAGTGGAGAGAGTTGGGATTTGTCATCAGGCGGGTTCAGATAGTTTGCTCACATCGTGTACATTCAGGAAATTGAAAGAGAACTTTTTTAGTGGATCTATGGAGAAATATGCCGGGGTGTTGTATGGTTTAGGTGTTGAGAATGGACAGAGTGCACATTGA